In a single window of the Melissococcus plutonius ATCC 35311 genome:
- the opp3b gene encoding oligopeptide ABC transporter permease produces MNSFGKYFLKRVFFMIITLWLIATITFFLMKLLPGTPYTNQEKLSPETIAMLNKQSGLDKPVIIQYVIYLKNLLVGDFGISFQFKNQPVASLLAGRIGPSLQLGGQAILFGTFVGILLGIIAAMKQNTWIDITATLVAILGRSIPNFVFAVLLQYIFAMKLNLLPIAMWNGFSYTILPTIALAMSPMADSARFIRTEMVEVLHSDYIELAKAKGLSRWQVAFRHGLRNSLIPLITLLGPLAVGLMTGSLVVENIFAIPGIGEQFVKSIMTNDYPTIMAVTILYSAMLVIVILIVDLLYGLIDPRIRVSGGNRG; encoded by the coding sequence TTGAATAGCTTTGGAAAATATTTTCTTAAACGAGTATTTTTTATGATCATTACTTTATGGTTGATTGCAACCATCACATTTTTCTTAATGAAGCTTTTACCAGGTACTCCCTATACAAATCAAGAAAAATTAAGTCCAGAAACAATCGCAATGTTAAACAAACAATCAGGATTAGACAAACCAGTTATTATTCAATATGTTATCTATTTGAAAAATTTACTTGTAGGTGATTTTGGCATTTCTTTCCAATTTAAAAATCAACCAGTTGCTAGTTTATTAGCTGGACGGATTGGTCCATCTTTACAACTTGGGGGTCAAGCCATTTTATTTGGCACTTTTGTCGGCATTCTTTTAGGAATTATTGCTGCGATGAAACAAAATACCTGGATAGATATTACTGCCACATTGGTAGCTATCTTAGGTCGATCCATCCCAAATTTTGTTTTTGCAGTATTACTCCAATATATTTTTGCCATGAAATTAAATCTTCTACCCATTGCTATGTGGAATGGTTTTTCTTATACAATTCTACCAACTATTGCTTTAGCTATGAGTCCAATGGCGGATTCTGCTAGATTTATTCGTACAGAAATGGTCGAAGTTTTACACAGTGATTATATAGAACTGGCAAAAGCTAAGGGGCTAAGTCGTTGGCAAGTTGCCTTTCGTCATGGGCTGCGCAATAGTTTAATACCATTGATTACATTATTAGGTCCTTTGGCTGTTGGATTGATGACTGGTTCTTTAGTAGTAGAAAATATTTTTGCTATTCCTGGAATTGGTGAGCAGTTTGTAAAATCAATCATGACAAATGATTATCCAACGATTATGGCAGTTACTATTCTTTATTCTGCTATGCTAGTGATAGTTATTTTAATCGTAGATTTACTTTATGGCTTAATAGATCCAAGAATTCGTGTGTCAGGGGGAAATAGAGGCTAA
- the opp3C gene encoding oligopeptide ABC transporter permease, with translation METINIKDVPKDIKSIPADDFQPLDTLQSQEKERIAMPSLSFLQDSWRRLKKNKAAVISMCILSIVLLISIVTIWVTPHNPNQQNVSYINLPPRIPGLEGINGLNGKTVVANKVVDKYANANVPKNVNFYLGTDGLGRDVLSRLFMGTRISLLIALIAALLDITIGVTYGLISGMLGGKVDTVMQRILEIISGIPNLVVMILMLTVLNPGILSIVLAMVITNWVSMARIVRAQALKLKDQEFVLAAQTLGESRIKIAIKHILPNISSVIIVQMMFSIPAAIFFEAFLSFIGLGLRPPTASLGTLLNEGYKTFRFLPYLLWIPAVALSVIMICFNLLADGLRDAFDPKMKE, from the coding sequence ATGGAAACTATAAATATTAAAGATGTACCTAAAGATATTAAAAGTATACCAGCAGATGATTTTCAACCACTAGACACCTTGCAATCACAAGAAAAAGAAAGAATTGCTATGCCATCTTTAAGTTTTCTACAAGATTCATGGCGTCGATTAAAAAAGAACAAGGCAGCAGTAATTTCAATGTGTATATTGAGCATTGTTCTATTAATCTCTATTGTAACAATTTGGGTTACTCCTCATAATCCGAACCAACAAAATGTTTCCTATATTAATTTACCACCTAGAATTCCAGGATTAGAAGGGATCAATGGACTAAATGGGAAAACCGTTGTTGCTAACAAGGTTGTTGATAAGTATGCAAATGCAAATGTCCCTAAAAATGTAAATTTTTATTTAGGCACAGATGGATTGGGTAGAGATGTACTCAGTCGTCTATTCATGGGCACTCGGATTTCTTTATTAATCGCATTAATTGCTGCCCTTTTGGATATCACAATTGGTGTTACCTATGGATTAATTTCTGGCATGCTAGGGGGAAAGGTTGACACAGTGATGCAGCGAATATTAGAAATCATTTCTGGCATTCCTAATTTGGTTGTTATGATTTTAATGTTAACAGTGTTGAATCCTGGTATTCTATCTATTGTTTTGGCCATGGTAATTACAAATTGGGTTTCGATGGCTCGGATTGTTCGAGCACAGGCTTTAAAATTAAAAGATCAGGAATTTGTCTTGGCAGCACAAACATTAGGAGAATCAAGAATCAAAATTGCAATTAAGCATATTTTACCAAATATCAGTAGTGTCATTATTGTGCAAATGATGTTTAGTATTCCTGCTGCAATTTTCTTTGAAGCTTTTTTAAGTTTTATTGGTCTTGGCTTACGTCCGCCAACCGCTTCTTTAGGAACCTTATTGAATGAAGGATACAAGACGTTCCGTTTCTTACCTTATTTATTATGGATACCAGCAGTAGCACTATCTGTTATTATGATTTGTTTTAATTTATTGGCTGACGGACTTCGTGATGCCTTTGATCCTAAGATGAAAGAGTAG